In Edaphobacter aggregans, the sequence TTGATGTTCTGGATTTTCTTGAATTTGTGCTCACCGACTTCGGTATTGCGCCGGCGACGCGTACCAAATCTGGCATGCTGCTGCAGCTTAATCGATGGCTGATTGAGCGGTTTCGCATGGAAGAGACCTGTGTCGTGGTGGTCGATGAGGCCCAGAATCTTTCCTGGGAGTTGCTGGAAGAGATTCGGTTGTTGACGAACCTAGAAACATCGTCTGAGAAGCTATTGCAGATCGTGCTCTCGGGGCAGCCCGAGCTTGAAGAGAAGCTGCGGCATCCGAGCGTTCGACAATTGAGGCAGAGAGTTTCGCTGTGGTGCCGTACGCAGTCACTAACCGAGAGTCAGACGCATGCCTATGTTGCCGAACGACTTCGAATCGCCGGCGCTACCTGGCCATTGTTTTCGCTGGATGCTCTCGATCTGGTGCATCGCTACGGCCGAGGAATTCCGCGCATCATCAATTTGTTGTGTGAGCACTCGCTGATTGTTGCGTATGTCGAACAGGTGCAGCAGGTGACAGGGGCGATGGTAGAGGGAGTGGCGGTCGAATTGGAATTAGAGACGCAACCGTTCCTCATATCGTCTGCCGCCATGAGTGGCGGAAGCGGGCAGCCATCACGGGCCTTTAGCTCCGATGGTCCCAACCTGATAACGAGTTTCAACGGAGAAATACCGGGAAGGCAAGATCGATGAGCCGCATATACGAAGCACTGCAAAAGGCAGAATCGGAGCGGAAGTTGGAGCGGCACGAACGCGAATCATTCGCGCCGGAACAGGTGGCCGATGATAGTCCTATTCCTGCGCGAACTGCGTCCGCTGTTGCCGAAGAGTACGATTCTGCTTCGATGCAAACGATGACGAGCCGTCTCGCCGAGACGTTCGAACCATCGCCGTTGACGCATGACCGTGCGTCGGGACTCAATGTAGATAAGATTGCCCGGCAGCCGTGGTCTCCAGTCTTGTCTCAATTACCGGCTCTGCTGGATCGTGGTCCTTCCGTAGAACAGTTTCGGAGCCTGCGTTCACGGATTTACGAGCTCCGCGACATTAGTCCGCTGAAGTCGATTCTAGTGAGCAGCGGTCTGCCGCAGGAGGGAAAAAGCTTCATCTCGGCGAATCTTGCTATTAGCCTGGCGCGTCACAAGAACAGCAAAGTGCTTCTGATCGATGGTGATATGCGTCGTTATACTGCACATGAGATATTGGGCTGTGAGTCGCAACCGGGATTAGCGGAGTATCTGGCTGGAAAGGCAAGCATCGAAGAAGTGATGCAGAGGGCAGATGCGGCGGATGCAAATGGATCAGCTAAGTTTCATCTGACGAACCTTACCTTTATCCCGGGCGGCAATGGCGGCGATAAGGCGGCCGATCTTTCCGGAAATCCACGTTTCGGCGAATTGATCAAATTAGCGGAACCACATTTTGACTGGATTATTGTAGATTCTTCACCGGTGCTCCCTGTGTCGGATGCAGTGAATCTGGCGCGGTCCTGCGACGGTGTGCTGCTGGTTGCTCGTGGAGGGGTGACCAAGTTTCCTGTGGCACAGCGCGCGGCAAGCGAGTTGAAGGCCTCGAACATTCTTGGCTTTGTGCTTAATGCCGTAGAGGACAAACCCCAGGTTGGCGATTATTACGGGTACAACGCCAACAAGGAGTAACAGGGAGCAATTGACGCGATGATCCGGCTGTTCAATGTGTATTACCCAACACGTACCATTGTCCTGCTGCTGTGCGAGACTCTGATAGTAAGTGGTTCATTCCTGTTGGCGACGGCGATGATGCTCGGGCCAGATACCTATCTGGTCCTCAACTACGAATACGGCGCGCTGAAGATCGCGGGTCTTACAGTGCTTACTCTGCTTTGCTCCTATTACTTTGATTTATATGAGCCTCAGCGTATCTCCGCACGCTGGGAGATCTACTTTCGCCTACTGCTTGTTCTCGGATTGCTGTCCTTTTTACTTTCGGCGGTGATCTATTTTTTTCCGGGTGCTGATATTGCCCACTACGTTCTGTTGCTGGGGCTGATATTTCTGACATTGTCGTTGGTCGCTTGGCGTAGTGCGTATGAGTGGATCATCGGGAGAAAGATGTTTCGTGAGCGCGTGTATGTGCTCGGCGCCGGTGAACGTGCACGGACAGTTGTTGAATTGCTTCAAACTCGCAAGGATGCAGGTATGGAGGTCGTTGGTTCCGATTCACGTTCGCTCGACAAAGCTGAACGGAAAGAGGCCTTTACAACGGCGCTTGAAGCTTTTCACGGTCCCGATCCAGGGATCGATCGCGTAATTATTGCCCTCGAAGATCGCCGCGGAGAACTTCCATTACGCGAGTTGCTGAAACTGCGATTCAACGGTGTGGTGATTGAAGAGGCTGGGACGTTGCTGGAGAGGCTTACGGGCAAATTGTATCTGGATGGACTGCGCCCGAGCAGCTTCATCTACGGAGAAGGATTTCGCGTGAGGCCGTCGCAGCAGATCGCAAGGCGCATTGTTTCTACGTTGACAGCAGCCACAGGTCTGCTTTTATTTCTACCTTTTTTCCCATTTGTGGTGCTGATGGTTCGTTTGTCTTCGCCTGGACCAATCTTTTTCCGTCAGACCCGTGTTGGACTTGGCGGACGCAACTTTACCGTTTATAAGTTTCGTTCGATGGGGACGGACGCTGAGGCTGCCGGGGCCAAATGGGCGACAAAGAACGATCCCCGTGTTACGCACGTGGGCATGTTCATGCGGAAGACGCGATTGGATGAGGTTCCGCAATTGTGGAATGTGCTACGTGGTGATATGGGATTTGTAGGGCCTCGACCAGAAAGACCTGAGTTTGTGCCGTGGCTGTCGGAACAGATCCCGTATTTCGATTTGCGCCACATGATTCGTCCGGGCCTGACGGGATGGGCGCAGGTACGCTATGGCTATGGCTCGACACTGGCAGAGACTCGCGAGAAGCTTGAGTACGATTTGTATTACATCAAGCACATGTCTCTAGGGCTGGACTTATTGATCATGTTCGAGACAGTGAAGACGATTCTACGGCGACGGGGAGCGCAATAAATCTGCTTTGATGCCGCAGTGCCCCATCCTACAAATACTTGCAGGATGGACGCGATTATGGCATCTTCCCCACTCGGGTTGAATCAATAGATCCTGGGGCGTGATGAAAGTGTGGGTTTTAGGGAACGTTCCCCACTTTTTTTTACCAAACGAGGCATACGCAGGGGGCGGGGTGGGACCTCGGGCATGCCAACCTCGCTCAACTTATAGAGGAGGGAGCGGTAGCTGATTTGAAGCCACTTAGCGGTCTTCTGGCGGTTCCAGCTGTTGGCTTGCAGGACTTTGAGGATGATCTGACGCTCAAGGTCATGCGTAGCCTGCTTGGTGATGTTTTTGAGTGAGATGGGTTCGCTGAGGTCGATGTCGGTGGTGATGCCGCCACGGGCCGGCTCGGGCATCATCTCAGCGACCAAGGCTTCTTCACTTCCAATCAGGACGTAGCTACGGATGAGGTTCTCGAGCTGGCGGATGTTTCCCGGCCAGTGATAGTTTTGCATCAGACGGATGGCACTCTTTGAGAGAAGTTCCGGTGTATGGTGGAAAACTTTTGCATAGTGCTCGATGAAATAGTCGATGAGGATGGGCAGGTCTGCGATGCGCTGGCGCAGAGGGGGAAGGTTGATGGTCACTGCGTTGATGCGGAAGAGGAAGTCAAGGCGAAAAGTGCCGTCTTCGACCTGGCTGCGGAGGTCGGTGTTAGAGGCCGAGACGAGGCGAGTGGTGATGGTACGGGCCTCGTGGCCACCGACGCGGACGAAGGTGCCATCCTGCAGAACCTGGAGGAGCTTGGATTGGACGCCGAGATCGAGGCTGCCTACTTCGTCGAGGAAGAGGGTGCCCATGTGTGCCTGCTCGACGCGGCCGAGTTTGGTGCTCATCGCGCCGGTAAACGCTCCCTTTTCATAGCCGAAAAGCTCGGTTTCGAGCAGGGTGTGCGGGATGGCCGGACAACTCACTTTGACAAGAGAGCCGCGTGCACGCATCGAGAGGGAATGCAGCAAGCGGACAGCTAGCTCTTTGCCGGTGCCGCTTTCTCCTTGAATAAGAACGGGAACGTCTGTCTCGGCCACTCGTTCGAGCTTGTTGCGGACGGCCTGCATAGATGCTGTTTTGCCGAAGATGATATCCAACGGTGGGAGATCGAGTGCGGCAGCGGATTCGGCGTTGTGAACCAAGGTCTTTTTCCTATTAACTGGATGGGTAGGGCATGACAGCAACTCTGCAATTCCCTTCACAGTGCACGTGAGTCGCCAATCATTTGAATGTCGCTGTGATTTAAAGACTCAAACATCATGAAAAAGACATGGTGGTTTTGATCTCCGACATCAGATCGGATCGTAAGCAGCTATCTATCGGTAGAAAACGAGGTCATAGCAAGAAAGCTTACTAAAGTAACCCTAGCCAAAAATAACCTTTTTTTTGACTCTTTTGAAGCGGTTAACATGTAATCTAAGCCTACTTGGAGAGAAATAAGGGAAAACCTTTATCTCTTTTGTCAGCAAAATTATTAACATTTTTCTGTCGCAGGTTTCTCAAACGGTCTAAAATTCGCTCAGCAAAACGCCGTGGGGAGTCTCCCCACCTCTGCGGCCGGGAAAGAATCAATAAGGTAGTGCGGATCCAGTAAAAAGAGAGACATGGGTCCAAGAGTCTTGCAAGGTTTGGACGTTAGATTCCAAACCGGCCTATAG encodes:
- a CDS encoding CpsD/CapB family tyrosine-protein kinase; protein product: MSRIYEALQKAESERKLERHERESFAPEQVADDSPIPARTASAVAEEYDSASMQTMTSRLAETFEPSPLTHDRASGLNVDKIARQPWSPVLSQLPALLDRGPSVEQFRSLRSRIYELRDISPLKSILVSSGLPQEGKSFISANLAISLARHKNSKVLLIDGDMRRYTAHEILGCESQPGLAEYLAGKASIEEVMQRADAADANGSAKFHLTNLTFIPGGNGGDKAADLSGNPRFGELIKLAEPHFDWIIVDSSPVLPVSDAVNLARSCDGVLLVARGGVTKFPVAQRAASELKASNILGFVLNAVEDKPQVGDYYGYNANKE
- a CDS encoding ExeA family protein; translated protein: MYKSFFKLQSSPFGTSPDPRFLYMMPHTREALACLEYGISARKGFTVLTGEVGTGKTTLLRRALASFHSRRVSTAFVFNPRLDVLDFLEFVLTDFGIAPATRTKSGMLLQLNRWLIERFRMEETCVVVVDEAQNLSWELLEEIRLLTNLETSSEKLLQIVLSGQPELEEKLRHPSVRQLRQRVSLWCRTQSLTESQTHAYVAERLRIAGATWPLFSLDALDLVHRYGRGIPRIINLLCEHSLIVAYVEQVQQVTGAMVEGVAVELELETQPFLISSAAMSGGSGQPSRAFSSDGPNLITSFNGEIPGRQDR
- a CDS encoding TIGR03013 family XrtA/PEP-CTERM system glycosyltransferase — encoded protein: MIRLFNVYYPTRTIVLLLCETLIVSGSFLLATAMMLGPDTYLVLNYEYGALKIAGLTVLTLLCSYYFDLYEPQRISARWEIYFRLLLVLGLLSFLLSAVIYFFPGADIAHYVLLLGLIFLTLSLVAWRSAYEWIIGRKMFRERVYVLGAGERARTVVELLQTRKDAGMEVVGSDSRSLDKAERKEAFTTALEAFHGPDPGIDRVIIALEDRRGELPLRELLKLRFNGVVIEEAGTLLERLTGKLYLDGLRPSSFIYGEGFRVRPSQQIARRIVSTLTAATGLLLFLPFFPFVVLMVRLSSPGPIFFRQTRVGLGGRNFTVYKFRSMGTDAEAAGAKWATKNDPRVTHVGMFMRKTRLDEVPQLWNVLRGDMGFVGPRPERPEFVPWLSEQIPYFDLRHMIRPGLTGWAQVRYGYGSTLAETREKLEYDLYYIKHMSLGLDLLIMFETVKTILRRRGAQ
- a CDS encoding sigma-54-dependent Fis family transcriptional regulator; the encoded protein is MVHNAESAAALDLPPLDIIFGKTASMQAVRNKLERVAETDVPVLIQGESGTGKELAVRLLHSLSMRARGSLVKVSCPAIPHTLLETELFGYEKGAFTGAMSTKLGRVEQAHMGTLFLDEVGSLDLGVQSKLLQVLQDGTFVRVGGHEARTITTRLVSASNTDLRSQVEDGTFRLDFLFRINAVTINLPPLRQRIADLPILIDYFIEHYAKVFHHTPELLSKSAIRLMQNYHWPGNIRQLENLIRSYVLIGSEEALVAEMMPEPARGGITTDIDLSEPISLKNITKQATHDLERQIILKVLQANSWNRQKTAKWLQISYRSLLYKLSEVGMPEVPPRPLRMPRLVKKSGERSLKPTLSSRPRIY